One window from the genome of Mucilaginibacter ginsenosidivorans encodes:
- a CDS encoding NAD-dependent epimerase/dehydratase family protein, with protein sequence MPNKAVIVGASGLIGSYLLDIVLERPEYQEVLALVRRELPIRHKKFVQAEIDFDKLDNYSTLINGHAVFSCLGTTQSKVADQSAYRRIDHDYPLQLAEIAKRNNITQFHLVSSIGADPRSSNFYTRLKGEIEDDLKQVGLKCLHIYQPCVLTGDRKESRPMERFIIGVMKVIDPLLVGGLKKYRSIPAQTVARAMFNQSLKTEAGIFVHPSDKIKSLT encoded by the coding sequence ATGCCAAATAAAGCGGTCATAGTTGGAGCAAGCGGACTAATTGGCAGTTATTTGCTGGACATAGTGCTGGAAAGGCCCGAATACCAGGAGGTGCTTGCGCTTGTACGCAGGGAATTACCTATCCGGCATAAAAAATTTGTACAAGCGGAAATCGATTTTGACAAGTTGGATAATTATTCAACACTCATCAATGGGCATGCCGTGTTCTCGTGCCTGGGTACTACGCAAAGTAAAGTTGCTGATCAGTCGGCTTACCGAAGGATCGATCATGACTATCCGTTACAATTGGCAGAAATTGCCAAACGGAATAATATCACCCAATTTCACCTGGTATCCTCTATTGGCGCCGATCCAAGATCATCTAACTTTTACACCCGTTTAAAAGGCGAAATTGAAGATGATCTTAAACAGGTGGGGTTAAAATGCCTTCATATTTACCAGCCCTGCGTTCTGACAGGCGATCGTAAAGAGTCAAGGCCCATGGAACGTTTTATCATTGGAGTAATGAAAGTAATAGATCCTTTATTGGTGGGCGGCTTAAAGAAATACAGGAGCATCCCTGCACAAACTGTGGCACGGGCAATGTTTAATCAATCATTAAAGACAGAAGCGGGTATATTTGTGCACCCTTCCGACAAAATAAAATCATTAACGTGA